TAGTGCAACCGTACCGATGAACGGAATGAGCCCGGCGACGGCGACGGCGAGTCCCCAACTGTTTCGGATGAAAGCCTGCTGGGTGGTGAGTTTCTGGCCGTCATCACCGACGACTGTGATCCCCACTGCCATCTTGCCGACAGTGCGACCGAACTTGCTCTCCATGAGGACACGGTAAAGAAACCAGACGATGAGCGACAGGAAGAGTCCGAGGTAGAAGTTCCCCATCGCCAGTTCAGGCGCGGGGCCGGTCTGTCCGGCTTGATTCCAGGTATCCGCGGCGTCGACGAAATCCATCATGTCTCCGGCAGCCGTGATGCCCACCAGAACAATGGCGACGATGATGTACAGGATCGCATCGATAGCGAAGGCACCCAGGCGCTTACCGGCACCTGGATTGCGGTTGACTATGAAGCCCTGGGCCGGGTCGTTGTAACCCGGGTAGCCGGAGGGCCCCGGTTGGCCGTAGCCGAAGTTCTGATCGAAAGTCTGGCCGTCCGATCCGGCGGAGTTGTAGTCACCGTAGGAGGGCAGGTCGTCGTGTGGCCGGTTGTTGTACGGGTTCGTCATCGTGCCTTTCTCAGGGTAGGTGCGCAGGCCGCCAGGTTATCACCGGAGAAGCCGTGG
The genomic region above belongs to Corynebacterium glyciniphilum AJ 3170 and contains:
- a CDS encoding RDD family protein codes for the protein MTNPYNNRPHDDLPSYGDYNSAGSDGQTFDQNFGYGQPGPSGYPGYNDPAQGFIVNRNPGAGKRLGAFAIDAILYIIVAIVLVGITAAGDMMDFVDAADTWNQAGQTGPAPELAMGNFYLGLFLSLIVWFLYRVLMESKFGRTVGKMAVGITVVGDDGQKLTTQQAFIRNSWGLAVAVAGLIPFIGTVALLGVLATLGILIARDPQNQHLCDKWAQAHVVTAR